The Luteibacter flocculans genomic interval GATGCCTCGTTCAACTCCTTCTTCAAGCAAGGCTGGAAGCGCTTCTATCTGAAGTGGTACGGCGAACCGCTGGCATCCGCGGAAGCGCTCTGCCCGGAGACAGTGAAGCTGCTGAATGCGATCCCGAGCGTGAAGGCGGCGATGTTCGCGTTGCTGCCGCCGGGCAGCAAACTCAACCCGCATCGCGATCCGTTCGCGGGCTCGCTGCGTTATCACCTGGGCCTGATCACACCCAACTCCGACGACTGTCGCATCTTCGTCGACGGCGAGATGCATGCCTGGCGCGATGGCAAGGACGTCGTATTCGACGAGACCTATGTGCACTGGGCGGAGAATCGCACGGACCAGACGCGCGTCATCCTCTTCGCGGACGTGGAGCGCCCGCTGAAGAGCGGACTCATGACGGCGATCAACAAGCGCGTGGGCGCGTTCATGGGGTCGATCACGGCCTCGCCGAACAGCGACGACGGCAAGGAGCAGGTCGGTTTCGTCAATCGCATGTTCGCGCTCAACCAGCGTGGGCGCGAACGCACGCGGCGTTTCAAGAAGGCCAATCCGAAGCTGTTCCGGGTGCTGAAGTACGCAGGCATCGTGGTGATGATTTGGCTCATCTTCCTGGCGCCCTACCCGTTTTTTCGCGGATGAGATCGGGCTGGGGCTAAGTCGCTCGTCGCTCGGCTTCGCCATCGGTGTAGCGCTGGGAGCT includes:
- a CDS encoding aspartyl/asparaginyl beta-hydroxylase domain-containing protein, with the translated sequence MNFLGPRFIVLYVLILFTLCVLLVHLRGRSRLRFDRQLVDHSAIFAPYNLLMYAFSAVPARPILDRRGFPQLDLLQNNWQKIREEALHLFDEGFIRSAEKHNDASFNSFFKQGWKRFYLKWYGEPLASAEALCPETVKLLNAIPSVKAAMFALLPPGSKLNPHRDPFAGSLRYHLGLITPNSDDCRIFVDGEMHAWRDGKDVVFDETYVHWAENRTDQTRVILFADVERPLKSGLMTAINKRVGAFMGSITASPNSDDGKEQVGFVNRMFALNQRGRERTRRFKKANPKLFRVLKYAGIVVMIWLIFLAPYPFFRG